TGGCCCCACTGACCCTTCCAGCCGCCACCGCTAGcctcccagccctccccactGCTCCATTAGAAACCTCCCTCTGTGCCGCATTACTTCACCCCCCGCCCGGTCACCGACCCCCCTCACCTTTGGTATCCCACAtaccccctcccctcctaccCGGGACCCCGAGCACCACCAGACCCCAGAGTCCCCTCATCGATCCCACCCAGCTCCTTCACCCCGGGGCGGCCTGGTTTGTACTTTGGTTGCCCGGCGGGAGGGGAGCAgcgagggtgggggctggggatcTGGTAATTTCATAGTGACAGCAGACATCTCCCGTCCCGATTATTCAGCACAAAGCCTGAGCAACAGACAAAGGAGGGAAGCGTTCGCATCGAGCTGCGTTTTGTAAAACATCACCGCAGAAATAAATCTCCTCTGAGATCTACGCCTCTCCCAATCCCTTAAATCGATTAACAGATTATCCCCTTTAATCAAGTCATCGGGAAGGATCTGCCACTAGGGGGCTTCTCGCGACTACACAATATCCCCTAATTAACGCCTGGAGAAGTCGCTGGCAGTTTCCATCCTTCTCAACTAGGAAGAGGATAAGCGAGTAGTTTCCTGGCCAATAAAAGCCGGTATCATTTATGGGGGCTtctgaagaaaatgtttaagtGAGAGCCGGATAATCCAATGGAGAAATCTTAATTGGGTGCCTCAGGGAGAAAAACAGGACGTGTTTCAAATAAAATGAGTTCTATTGGGAATCGCCATCACAGCTGGGCTTGCTGCTCACATTTAAGAGGATCAGAAATGTGGCTCGGGTGTGAGAAGCCCTCCCGTTACGcggacccctgccccagccatccCCAACCCGGCTGCCCTCCCTTCGCGAAGGGTGGCTGAGACACCTCAGCAAAAAATGCAACTGTGGCGGTTTAAGGGCAAAATTAACAAGCAGAAAGTTGGTCTCAGCCTCCCACTGGCAGGCGCTGGCTGAAGTCTCAGCCTGCACTGCAGGTGTGTGCGCTGCTGAAGAAAGGTTAATGTAAAATCTGTTGAACAGCCAGTCACACGGAGCCCCCTTCGGGCGCTTTCCGCCATCTCTGCTCTCACAGCAGGGGACTCTGCTGGATTAGAGACACTTTGGAAATCCTGCAGGCTCGAAGAGGGCAGGGTGTtagggaagcaggaggggggccTTTCTCCATGTCTCTGTGCTGATGGAATCAGCCTTGAGCCGGCTGTCTGGGATGTAATCCCCTTCTCTGGTAATTAAAAAAGTCAGCATTACAAGGAAAACGGTGTGCAGTAAAATGTAATCAATTCTGTGGGAGCTTAACCATCTGTTAAAGGTTAAATCCATGCATGGAGGCTGATGTCAGGATATTCATACGGAGGATTTGGCTTTCGGTGTGTTTCGGGCTCTTTAATCTACCGTAAGGATGAAGCAAACATCTGTGTGAAAATATTACTGGCCCCATATTCATCTGCTCGGGGCTAGAGATACTGTCGCCCAGTAACCAGTAACATAAACTTCCTCTTTGTGGGAGGAGAGGCGAAGGCCAGTCAATGGGTCCCCGCGGGGGTGGGCCCTAGTGGGCGGTGTGATCCGATTTAATGGGAGTTGAGTTATTTCCGTTCAAACAGGTTTTTTCTTTGCAATAAAGTCGCTGGGGCGGAATCCGTCTCCGTCAGGCAGTTCCGTGCCACGCTGGGAAGATACCTGACCTTTTCCTGTATGGAAATTATTGCAATCTCCCGGGCATTAGCATGAACACATCGCGCTCTCTCCTCCCTCGCTGCCTCTCTCCCGCCCCTCGCCCTCGTCAGCAAAGGGTTAACCATTCCGGCATAATTACAGCTCCGGCTTTCGACTCCTCTGTCCACCAATGCGGTGCTGAAATGCGAGGCAGTCCTCCCTCCGCTGCTCAGTCTGTGAGCCCGAAAGTAGTTGGAAGTCCAAGTATTGGACAAACACAAGTGGGGGAGCggcaaagcagcagcagcggcggcgcTCTCAGGCCCGGGCTAGCCACCGCACCCTTCGCCTCCGATGCCTTCTGCCCGGGGAGACAGCGCAAGCTCCCGCTGGGTGGCACGGGTGGTCTCAGGTGAGCCTTATCCCTGGAGGCGCTGCCGGAGCAGGGGCCCCGGCGCCATGGGGACTGGAGTCTGGGGCAACGGCTGGACTTGGAGCTGGCAGATGCTGTTGCTCCTGGTGACTTCATGCCAGGAGCCGGCGGTCGGCCAGCTGCGCTATTCTGTTCCCGAGGAGCTGGAGCACGGCGCCTTCGTGGCTAACATCGCCGAGGACCTGGGTCTGGACGTGTCCAAGCTGTCGACGCGGCGGTTCCGCATAGTGTCCCGGGCCGGCACCAAGCAGCACCTGGAGGTGAACTTGGAGAACGGGATCCTCTTCGTCAACGAGAAGATCGACCGCGAGGAGGTGTGCGAGGCCAGCGgggcctgcctgctgcatctgcagctgGTGATCGAGAGCCCGCTGGCGCTGTACCGCGTGGAGGTGGAGGTGCTGGACATCAACGACAACGCGCCCAGCTTTCCCTGGCCGGAGTACGTGCTGGAGGTGACCGAGTCGGCGCTACCCGGCGCCCGCTTCCCTCTGGAGAGCGCGCAAGACCCGGACGTGGGCACCAACTCCCTGCGCACCTACCAACTCAGCCCCAACGGCTTTTTCTCGCTCGAGGTGCAGACCCGCAGCGACGGCAGCAAGTTCGCCGAGCTGGTGCTGGAGCGAGCCCTGGACCGCGAGCAGCAGCGCAGCCACCGCATGCTGCTCACCGCCCTGGACGGCGGCCTCCCGGAGCGGTCGGGCACGGCCGGAATCCTCGTCACCGTGCTGGACGCCAACGACAACGTGCCGGCCTTCGACCAGCCCTCGTACGGAGTGAGCCTGCCCGAGGACGCGCCCCCGGGCACGCTGGTCATCAAGCTCAACGCCACGGACCTGGACGAGGGCACGAACGGAGAGATCGAGTACTCCTTCAGCGGCCACGCGCCGCCCCGGGTGCGCCAGCTCTTCAGCGTGGAGCCGCGCAGCGGCCAGGTGCGCCTGGCCGGCCCGCTGGACTACGAGCGCGCGCGCTTGCACGAGCTCTATGTGCAGGCCAAGGACCGCGGCCCCTCGGCGGTGGCCGTGCACTGCCGGGTGCTGGTGCACCTGCTCGACGTCAACGACAACGCGCCTGAGGTGAGCCTCACCTCGGTCTCCACGCCGGTGCTGGAGGATGCGCCGCCGGGCACCGTGATCGCCGTGATCAGCGTGCTGGACCGGGACTCCGGAGACAACGGGCAGGTGAGCTGCGAGATCCCCCGCAACGTGCCCTTCCAGCTCCAGGCCGCCTTCCGCAACTACTACACGCTGGTCACCACCGCGGCGCTGGACCGCGAGGCAGTGCCTGAGTACAACGTCAGCATCACGGCGCGGGACATGGGCTCGCCTGCGCTGCTCACCAGGAAGACCCTGACAGTCCAGGTGTCCGACATCAACGACAACGCGccccgcttcctgcagccctcctacAGCGTCTATGTGCTGGAGAACAACGCCCCGGGCGCCTCCATCTGCTCGGTCAGCGCCCTGGACCCCGACTGCCGGCAGAACGCCTACCTGTCCTACTCTATTGTCGAGGGGCACATCCAGGGCATGCCCGTGGCCACCTACGTCTCCATCAACTCGGACAGCGGGCACATGTACGCGCTGCGCTCGCTAGACTACGAGCAGATCCGCAACTTCCAGGTGCAGGTGCAGGCGCAGGACGCGGGCTTCCCCCCGCTCAGCAGCAATGTCACTGTCAACGTATTCGTCCTGGACCAGAATGACAACGCGCCGGTCATCGTCTCGCCCGTGCCCCGCAACGGCTCGCTTGCCACAGATGTGATGCCCCGCTCGGCCGACCCCGGCTACCTGGTGGGGAAGGTGTCTGCCGTAGACGCGGACTCCGGGCAGAATTCCCGGCTCTCCTACCAGATCCTGCAGGCCACTGACCCCAGCCTCTTCAGCGTGGCCCTGTACACTGGCGAGCTCCGCACCATCCGAGCCTTCCTGGACAAAGATGCCACCAGGCACCGCTTGGTCATCCAGGTGCGGGACAACGGGCAGCCGCCGCTCTCTGCCTCGGTGTCCCTACTGCTGTCCGTAGTGGAGAGCGTGCCGGAGACCCTGTCCGATTTCAACGAGCTCTCCCTGAACCCCGAGCTCTCCTCCTCCACGCTCACCCTCTACCTCATCGTCTCCTTGGGGTCCGTGTCTTTCACCTTTCTGGTGGCCATCATCATCCTCACGGCCATCAAGTGCCACAAGGACCGGCACTCCCTTCATGGCTACGGctgctcccttcctgcctgcTGCTGCGTGAAGGCCAGGGCCTCAGCCGACGTCTTCAAAAATTCCAACATTAAGCCCCAGCTCTCCTCGGGCAACAAAGTGCCCACCAACTGCCTGGATGTGGCGGGCAGCGGCCCTCCGGGCTACTGCTACAAAGTCTGCCTGACCCCGGAGTCCGCCAAGAGCGACTTCATGTTCCTAAAGCCCTACAGCCCGAGTCCCCCGAGGAACAACGAGAAAGCCGCCGAGAACTTACCAGGGCCGGGAAGGAAGCCCCGACTGGCCAATAACACCGTCAGTGCCCCCAGCCAGGTAACCCTGCGCTGCAGTACAGCCGGTGGGGCTCAGTGAGACACACCGGGAGAGAGTGCCATGAAATACCCCTTCAAGGGTTAGTTAGCCCGGCTTTCCCCCTTCTTCtctacctcccccgcccccttggaAACGAATCTGAGCTGGGAGAAATCCTTTCATTCGGGCacaactttttaaagataattaccCTACCCTTTGATCAAGTGGATGTGTCGGAATTAGTACCCCTCAGACAGCAGGGAATTCTCCAGCATGCTCCTTATCCATTTCAGTTAATGATTTGGGGAACGTCAGGCTCATTTTAAATTAGGGAAAGTAGCAGAAAGCGCTCAGAAGCAGCAGCCCAGCTCCTATTAGGACTGAAATACGGAGCGTGCCCAGGAAAGCCAAGGGCTGTCTCAGGAGATAACTGTCCCCTTCTGAGGGCTCTCGCTTAGCCTCCGATTGCGGCTGCACAACCCCGTAGCCTTCCTTCAAGAGAGCCAGACATGACACGGGGCAGCAAAGCAAGCTGTGCTTTAAGCCTCTTGAAATTTTACTCTCTATTCTGTATTTCCCCATAGCACATATTACAAGCGGCAGGAATTACTCAGACGCTCTAGTGGCCCTTGGGGATTTTCAGCTCCTTTGTCTCAATAAGAAATTCAGGCAGATACACCCGGCTCAAGCAGACTCAGATGCAGCCGTTGCCCGATGCTGCCTCAGTACCGCACCCAGTGCTTTCCTACTAGTGACGATACTTTTCGggttttattcttattatttataaatCGCCCTAAGTGGCTTTGTTGGAGGATGGGGGAGGTTTCATGTGGTGATTAAAATCCTTCCCAAACAAGCGAAGGGTGTCATGCTGCAGTATTGCCTCTCCAGTCCTCACAGTTGAGACCTGGTGTCTTGTTTGGTTCTTTCAGAGGCATCTCCTTGTCTTTGTAACTGAGATACTTCGCCATTCCCCCATTTCCTAAGGACACCACTTTTCTCCTGGCATCTATTAAAATTAATGCTGAAATATTGTCATTGAAGGGGAAGAGCACTTTGCAGAAGACAAATGCCTGACATTTCGGTGAACTGATCACTAGATGGTGCAAAAGCCTAGACTCTGCGCTcggagagaaaaaaagatttaaagagATTTTTATGTCAACATTTGTTAGGTATTTAAATGAATAACGTCTAATTATTTAGATGAAATACTCTTTCAATAACGCGATTACCCGGGATGGATGGGGATGAGAAGTCTaatcaatttacaaacattttacttttaacaaaatagccttttttaaaataagcacaaGACATTCTGTAGACaggttttctttttacattttcccTTGGATCATTGGACACAGTTGTCTAATATGTTAATGCGATTTTCCTCCAGTCAGTTACAAACTCCCTCTAGTGACATTCCGCACACAGCTGATTTCCACACTTCTCCGCCTCAGACTGGTGTAAGGAGATACCAGACTAAGCCACCTCAATCgaaactaaataataataataataaaaaaggtttACAAATatcaagagaaaaaaatctgtaatgaaAGAATGGATCCAGATTTACAGACGGGGGTTGGGAATTAAGGTGTGAAAACTGGGGtagtggggaagagggagaagaaaggaggTGTGATCTAGTGGGGGGAGACAAGTCTGGAAGACTTCGCTTTCGGCTCTGTCAGAGATTTCCTgtgtctctgtgcttcagtttcccatctgtaaaatggagatagtattacctcacagaggtgtaaaaacaacaaggagtctggtggcaccttaaagactaacagatttatttgggcataagctttcgtgagtaaaaacctcacttcttgaaggtgccaccagactccttgttgtttttgtagctacagactaacacggctaccccctgatacttcacagAGGTGCAGTGAGGCTTAATTCTTGGATGTCTGAGGGGCGCTTTGAGAGCTGATGGATGGCTCTGTAAAGAGGCAAAGCAAGTTGTTATCAAACCTGTGTTACCAAGTGCCAGGAGAACACTAGAGGGCTCAGTTATGTGCGAACAGTTACTTTGTTTACTACCAGGGGCTAGTTGGCTTCAGAGGCGCATTGCTTTCAAAATACAGTAATTGGCCTGGTTCCTATCTCACTCCCGCCGCTGTAACTCCACCGGCTTCTTTCTCTCGGCTGTTTTCTGGAACGAGGGCGGAGGGAGATATGTCCTGAGCTCACCGGATCTCATCCCTAATATATTTCCCACTCCTCATGCTGCCCCCCAAGGCAGGGAAGCCTGGAATTTGGATGCCCACTAATCTGCCTTTTCAGTTACAACCACCTATAAGACATTTAAGTTTTTACCCCTAAATCCTCAGAAATGGCTTCCCTGATTCGGACTCGTTTTTGAACTCACACCTGGCCAATTACCAGGATCAACTGCACCCAGTTTGCGCGGGCCATGGCCTGAGAAATCATTGACAACCAGGAACTGGAGCTTTCCAACGTCTGACCTAAATGACAACGAGGCAGGCATATTAAATAAAACTGTGCAACAATAGTGAAATAATTGGGGATTTTTAATGCAAGCCAAATCGAATACAGCTTCCATTTCACAATCCAGCGAGTCTGACACCGAGATTAAAAAATCACTCTGGCTAAACCCAAGTTGGAGTCTGACCGAGAAAACAGAATACAAATGAGCCTCTTTGAAAGCCCTGTTTGCTTCTCCGTTCATGTTCGTATCTGATGTTCCATCACCTCCTATTCTTTGAAGGAGACGGATTAGAAGAACAGGCAGATTATTTAGACCAGCAACATATTTACAGAGAGCAACTGAAGTGGGTTAGAGTGCGGGCCAGAGAGGGTTTTCAATGGATTTCTGGAAGCAGACGGCTTGTTGCTTCACTGGTGAAACATAAAAGATAAGACGGCTCCCTTTGTTAGTTATTCTAAACGCAGAAATCCTACAACCAAGCAGCAGCTTTGTTCCTGCGCTTTGGCAGGGACAGTAATTAAATATTGTAATCTGAATGAGATCCGAAAGCAGACCAATACTGGATGCGGAGTGACAGCTTTAGCTTCCAGTGGGAAAGGTAAATATACCTCCCCCGGAACAAGGAGAATAGGGCAGCATTGCCCTTCTATTTGCCCTCTGTCTCTGCCTTGCACTTTTCACTCCTCGCGTAGCGTCAGGTGTATGGGTTCTTGGGGGTGATTTTTTTATCTGAGCTGGAGATTCTGTCGAGTGATCAGTTTCACAAAGCCCTAGGAGATATACCTAGAAGGCATCTCACTTCTCTTGCTCTAGCGATCATTTCCCACCTATTTCGCAGTGTAGCTAATTCACCCCCTAACCACATGGAACCTGGGCCTTCAGTGGTTTCTTAATTTGCCCGAAAAGCAGGCAGAGTTAATCTAGCTCAGACCAACCCAACCTAGCCACAGAGCCAAAAGGATCTAACCTAATTCATTCAATTCCCTTTGCTGTGAGCATTAAGCACTTAAAGCTTCTTTGGGGGAAGGTGATGGGTATGTCAAACCCACGCGCCAGAAAGATGGAAATTCCATGTGTTTAATGTTGTATATTTCCTGTGTTTTACAGATCAAACAGCCCAATACGGACTGGCTGCCTACAAAAACCCAGCGATCTGCCCTGAAAAGGTACCAGAACCT
This DNA window, taken from Trachemys scripta elegans isolate TJP31775 chromosome 8, CAS_Tse_1.0, whole genome shotgun sequence, encodes the following:
- the LOC117882223 gene encoding protocadherin-10-like; this translates as MPSARGDSASSRWVARVVSGEPYPWRRCRSRGPGAMGTGVWGNGWTWSWQMLLLLVTSCQEPAVGQLRYSVPEELEHGAFVANIAEDLGLDVSKLSTRRFRIVSRAGTKQHLEVNLENGILFVNEKIDREEVCEASGACLLHLQLVIESPLALYRVEVEVLDINDNAPSFPWPEYVLEVTESALPGARFPLESAQDPDVGTNSLRTYQLSPNGFFSLEVQTRSDGSKFAELVLERALDREQQRSHRMLLTALDGGLPERSGTAGILVTVLDANDNVPAFDQPSYGVSLPEDAPPGTLVIKLNATDLDEGTNGEIEYSFSGHAPPRVRQLFSVEPRSGQVRLAGPLDYERARLHELYVQAKDRGPSAVAVHCRVLVHLLDVNDNAPEVSLTSVSTPVLEDAPPGTVIAVISVLDRDSGDNGQVSCEIPRNVPFQLQAAFRNYYTLVTTAALDREAVPEYNVSITARDMGSPALLTRKTLTVQVSDINDNAPRFLQPSYSVYVLENNAPGASICSVSALDPDCRQNAYLSYSIVEGHIQGMPVATYVSINSDSGHMYALRSLDYEQIRNFQVQVQAQDAGFPPLSSNVTVNVFVLDQNDNAPVIVSPVPRNGSLATDVMPRSADPGYLVGKVSAVDADSGQNSRLSYQILQATDPSLFSVALYTGELRTIRAFLDKDATRHRLVIQVRDNGQPPLSASVSLLLSVVESVPETLSDFNELSLNPELSSSTLTLYLIVSLGSVSFTFLVAIIILTAIKCHKDRHSLHGYGCSLPACCCVKARASADVFKNSNIKPQLSSGNKVPTNCLDVAGSGPPGYCYKVCLTPESAKSDFMFLKPYSPSPPRNNEKAAENLPGPGRKPRLANNTVSAPSQIKQPNTDWLPTKTQRSALKSSQSLEDVGGVRRGVQKEHDRLRTLVTPVSEFQKASGASNSIWTPRYGPLYPPHIPYQHNVYIPGTPTMLANKEGPHCLDPEDKNSFSTFGKRKKMATYCDIGDSMIINNDLK